Proteins encoded by one window of Haematobia irritans isolate KBUSLIRL chromosome 2, ASM5000362v1, whole genome shotgun sequence:
- the LOC142224255 gene encoding uncharacterized protein LOC142224255, producing the protein MVVAHENGVSKRPSIQELKKRYESQIDEVPKAAKPKSPKMLKKMKVKQLASIYNGNISQTKEKANVDKKSSKEIESPKPSTLPKPLPLPRTRFNQATIKTPVPSPRSKTLAKLHRKSMCFVAEDILAKLSVKEKATLYTQFVNDMSKKNPKFEQHAEIIEANLKNEVARGEVVNEKQESVKYLSSQIEARCVFPRQTIFPGTLQGVTGTQRPSRRHTLREATIKSKEFEDLMKSNDPHVSSLTITLQPPSPMERRQRRATSLPRRKTEGDHVFKDLNLTGPVCKRNNEKMRTTLSIDVYAPPKKIRRTRAEHLAPQQLFQNPQLEQLFYSWLKERQEGKGISEEVKQSKENPKIDQLLEEAIAKLENVENKERSERNEKEEPHKTEKPPKLMLSSESSTTSSAKHSAAEESESGVSNMEKPTTDISQLDSQEFAIDDSGFVKPLKPLRKKKMRRTLSWRKDSSMIETNPIISSTDSEADCQKIKISQKKLSNIIQTLESSTLIADSTLAEPSFVELDKSLMKSVNSPRKIKSAYTLTVCTPVSGLDSSVSTTNGKWETPVVNASTTTKDIKVSELPRSLVESFDQGFETGSNDMESPIRCTKKLPSNRTEKSYSPLFVQLTSESQQVSKCITSKSSVNPSCFSTPIKNQVQQNLSSAFDEATTEAKQQILSPISSMPLKNRRRSIYESESRRSSLAMQVIREDHPLEHHEMQSPRSELFFANAPTLEMTSNTLTNVEKNASSFWIKSGDFSISLNIQKNESDRIKLLYEIFSQRSCDTKDLHFGIDDHRFSVHCPNEVLNVTKCLPHIEGCSQYWFSTGDLAIPFSGKLLSSEKIQRLFQFIKASVEETGVLQFGVDEVEFSNVPQYWDQSPKFSLESNYSMLVGLQSGHSNGLEGRSKYAWPHSKPVPVSDLDQSDFESEYLEETTSGRASLSPFGNNHFDLTALGDEELMMSRNSDVMMMTSDNFGKEYENESLDHLFETKIAEVDEQQSSQNLETTAKVPEVMTILQKQNKRLSSIKDRLSFYHKTEDSKTSDPLDALKGSPEYLLKLKNIVSDIGRIGSNDDFKSCSLDDLERYMFYLSRYADICLNSCSGHMNKILDELLDQRAVFV; encoded by the exons ATGGTTGTAGCTCATGAAAATGGCGTTTCCAAACGCCCATCAATTCAGGAATTGAAAAAGAGATATGAATCTCAAATTGATGAAGTTCCAAAAGCTGCAAAACCCAAGTCCCCGAAAATGTTGAAGAAGATGAAAGTGAAACAATTGGCCTCCATATACAATGGAAATATTTCGCAAACCAAGGAGAAAGCAAATGTTGACAAGAAATCTTCGAAGGAAATTGAATCACCAAAACCTTCCACTCTACCAAAACCTTTACCCTTGCCACGTACACGTTTCAATCAAGCAACAATTAAAACACCGGTACCCAGTCCTCGTTCCAAAACTTTGGCCAAACTCCATAGGAAATCCATGTGTTTTGTGGCCGAAGATATACTTGCCAAGTTATCAGTGAAAGAGAAGGCTACGCTCTATACCCAATTTGTAAATGATATGTCCAAGAAGAATCCCAAATTCGAACAACATGCTGAAATTATAGAAGCTAATCTCAAGAATGAAGTAGCTCGTGGTGAAGTGGTGAATGAGAAACAAGAATCGGTGAAATATCTCTCCAGTCAGATCGAAGCTCGTTGCGTTTTCCCTCGACAAACCATATTTCCGGGAACTTTACAAGGAGTGACTGGCACACAACGTCCAAGCCGAAGACATACCTTAAGGGAAGCCACCATAAAATCGAAAGAATTTGAAGATTTAATGAAATCAAATGATCCGCATGTATCAAGCTTAACGATAACTTTACAACCGCCATCTCCAATGGAACGGAGACAAAGAAGAGCCACATCCTTACCCAGACGTAAGACTGAAGGAGATCATGTATTTAAAGATTTGAATCTGACCGGGCCCGTATGCAAACGTAACAATGAAAAAATGCGTACAACTTTGTCCATTGATGTATATGCTCCTCCGAAAAAGATCCGAAGAACAAGAGCTGAACATTTGGCTCCACAACAACTTTTCCAAAATCCACAACTGGAACAATTGTTCTATTCCTGGCTGAAGGAAAGACAAGAAGGCAAGGGAATATCTGAAGAAGTTAAACAATCCAAAGAGAATCCAAAGATAGATCAACTGTTGGAAGAAGCCATTGCAAAACTGGAAAATGTGGAAAACAAAGAACGAAGCGAACGCAATGAGAAGGAGGAACCACACAAAACAGAAAAGCCCCCAAAGCTTATGCTTAGCAGCGAATCCTCGACCACATCTTCTGCAAAACATTCGGCTGCCGAAGAAAGTGAATCTGGGGTTTCCAATATGGAAAAG CCTACAACCGATATATCACAGTTAGATAGTCAGGAATTTGCCATCGATGATTCGGGCTTCGTTAAACCTCTAAAGCCTTTAAGGAAAAAGAAAATGCGTCGTACTTTAAGCTGGCGAAAAGACAGCTCTATGATTGAGACTAATCCGATTATTAGTTCCACTGATTCGGAAGCCGATTGCCAGAAGATAAAGATAAGTCAAAAGAAACTTTCCAATATAATTCAGACATTGGAATCGTCAACGCTTATTGCCGACAGCACTCTTGCTGAACCCAGTTTTGTAGAGTTGGACAAGTCACTAATGAAATCTGTAAACTCTCCACGAAAAATTAAGTCTGCatatactttaacagtttgtacTCCAGTTTCTGGCCTTGATTCCTCAGTATCGACCACCAATGGAAAATGGGAAACACCTGTAGTAAACGCATCCACCACCACCAAAGATATTAAAGTCAGCGAATTACCCCGGTCGTTAGTTGAAAGCTTTGATCAGGGTTTTGAAACCGGATCCAATGATATGGAAAGTCCCATTAGATGTACCAAGAAACTGCCAAGCAACCGTACAGAAAAATCCTATTCACCTTTGTTTGTTCAGTTGACTAGCGAATCGCAACAAGTATCCAAGTGTATTACTTCAAAATCCTCTGTGAATCCATCATGCTTTTCAACTCCTATAAAGAATCAAGTACAACAGAACCTAAGTTCAGCATTCGATGAAGCTACTACAGaagcaaaacaacaaattttaagccCTATCTCTTCGATGCCTTTGAAGAATCGTCGTCGTTCCAtttatgaaagtgaatcaagacGCAGTTCCTTAGCTATGCAAGTAATCAGAGAAGATCATCCCTTAGAACATCATGAAATGCAATCTCCCCGATCAGAGTTGTTCTTTGCTAATGCCCCCACCTTGGAGATGACCTCCAATACTCTaacaaatgttgagaaaaatgcaTCCTCTTTCTGGATAAAATCTGGTGATTTCTCCATATCGCTGAATATCCAGAAAAATGAAAGCGATCGCATAAAATTATTATACGAAATCTTTAGTCAAAGGAGTTGTGATACCAAGGATCTACACTTTGGCATTGATGACCATAGATTTTCAGTCCATTGCCCCAATGAAGTGCTCAATGTTACCAAATGTTTACCCCACATTGAAGGTTGTTCGCAGTATTGGTTTTCTACCGGAGATTTGGCTATACCTTTCAGTGGTAAATTGCTGAGTAGCGAGAAAATACAACGTCTCTTTCAATTCATAAAAGCTTCCGTCGAAGAGACAGGAGTTCTACAATTCGGTGTAGATGAAGTGGAATTCTCCAATGTTCCCCAATATTGGGATCAATCACCGAAATTCTCCTTGGAAAGCAATTACAGTATGTTAGTGGGTTTACAATCGGGCCATAGCAATGGCTTGGAAGGTCGCAGTAAATATGCTTGGCCTCATTCCAAACCAGTACCCGTTAGTGATTTGGATCAATCGGATTTTGAGAGTGAATATTTGGAGGAAACTACATCGGGACGAGCATCTCTTTCACCATTTGGTAATAATCACTTTGATTTAACAGCATTGGGGGATGAGGAGCTAATGATGTCCCGTAACAGTGATGTTATGATGATGACGTCAGATAATTTTGGTAAAGAATATGAAAATGAATCATTGGATCATTTATTTGAAACTAAGATTGCTGAAGTCGACGAACAACAATCATCACAAAACCTGGAAACGACCGCTAAAGTTCCTGAAGTGatgacaattttacaaaaacaaaataaacgttTGAGTTCCATTAAGGATCGTCTCTCGTTTTATCATAAGACAGAAGATAGCAAAACCTCGGATCCCCTCGATGCATTGAAGGGTTCTCCTGAATAtctattgaaattgaaaaatattgtctcCGATATTGGCCGTATTGGTAGCAATGATGACTTTAAATCATGCTCCTTGGACGACTTGGAACGTTATATGTTCTATTTGAGTCGCTATGCCGATATCTGTTTGAATAGCTGCAGTGGCCATATGAATAAAATTCTTGATGAGCTATTGGATCAGAGAGCTGTTTTCGTTTAG